The window CAACCCCAGCACAGGTCCATCCCTGCTCCCAAGAAAAGGACTAGAAGAGACTATGTTTATTCAGTCATACAGCCCACTCTTCTGCAACTTTACAATTCTGCACAGTTAACTATGCTGCGCTCCTAGTAAAATATGATTATAACTATCCTAAATTAAATGATTTCTTTAGTGGCAACTCCGAGGAAAGGAAGGACCAGTTTAAGGCCATTCTTAACAAAGGACAACTTGTGGCCAGGACAATGTTACAGGCATCCTCCGATGTGGCAGACATGGCCACACAAATGACAGCTACGGCCATAGTCATGCGCAGAGCATCATAGTTACAACCATCTGCAATCCTGAAGGGAAGATCTTATACCTTCGTTTGAAGGTCCTCTGGGATTCTGGATTATTGTAGCCATGATGCTTTTGCTGGCTATGTAACTGGTGCATTAATTTTCCCATAACAACCTCCCATATTTTTTGAACCATTTTGTGACAGATTGTCATCccagggtgcagtctgggagccaTTGGAACCCCCTCACAATTCAGCTGGGTTGGCCTCTCTCTCACTGTTCTGCCGGTGACTTACAGCCAGTCCTGTTAACACCCAACACAACAGCAAGTGGTGCCTGACACTGCAATGAGCTTTGCAAGctcaattctgccctcagttactggAGGGCAGCTGCAAGGTAAATTTAGCTGACACCTGAACTTGAATTCCAAGACTTCCAGTTtcatctgccctcctccccccaaccccacatcaCACTAGACATACATGCGGGGTAGGAGATTGGGCCAAGTGCCAGCTGAGAGAGGGAGGATACTGAACTTCTGGGAGTTCAGGTGGCTACATTTCTTCTAATGGTGTATGAGTTTCAGTAACCAGAAGGCAGAGAGCCGGTCCCCCAAAAACATTTTACTTTCAGATTCCAATTGGCTATTTATACAGCATGAGGCCAACACAGGGCAGTGGGACTTCATGGGGAGCTGGGTTTGCTGTTGATTCTGCTGGAGAACAGGAGGTAGGTGACGTTCTTTCTTACAAGAAAACTGAACAATTTCTTGGAACAAAAACCtctgggtcagtcctggggagcCTTTCTCAGTGAAACTCCCTTGGGGTTCAGTGGAATAAAACTGAATCAAGACCATTGAAAACTGAGGAAGAGCAAAGTAAGGTGCTCAGAATCTGAACAATATTGATTCATTTTCATACGGTGTCTGATTTCTATCTGTTTCATTCACATATTAACATAAGTGTTTTAAATGTTTGGCATCCCGAGCACTTTGGTGACCTTCTGTAGTTTTATACAATACATTATTATGTGAGTGAAAtacttttttaaagttttctgacGCCACAAAGACATAGGGGTTACTGTGTACAGAAAGGACCGTGGGCTCAGGGATGTCTTTATAGTTTACTTCTGTAGACAGATTACAAAGACTTCAGTGACACAGTATTTCCTATTCCTATGTCTTCCTTGACTCAGCAGGTTTGTGAATCGCTTTCAATGCTCATTTCATTACCTAGACTGCAAAGATTTGATTTCAAGGACCTGATCCTAGAAACATGTACAAAATCTTAACAAGCAAGTAGTCACATTGAAcggagtaaagttaagcatggctGTAAGTCTTTGAAGGATTGGAGCACTAATGAGTGGATATCGATTAATGCTGATTGCTACCTATTGGTGCATCCACAAACAATTTACAAGCATGTTTTAAATTGTTAATCATACAGAAAATTCTTATGATCAATGGCTGAAATGTACAGAGATGGAAAGTTAAAAGAAACCTGGGCCCTCCCGGACCATGTTACTCTCTGTTAGtcttggggtacatctacacaacaGCTGGGAGGTATAATTCCCAGCTGGGGCAGATgtacatagaatcacaggactggaagggacctcaaaaggtcatgaagtccagtaccctgcacccacagcaggaccagcaccatctagaccattcctgacaggtgtttgtctaacctgctcttaaaaatctccaatgatggagattccacaacctccctaggcaatttattccagttcctaaccaccctgacagttaagaagcttttcctaatgtccaacctaaacctcccttgctgcaatttaagtccattgctttttgtcctatcatcagaagttaaggagaacaatttttctccctcctccttgtaacaaccttttaggtttTTGTAAACAGTTATGTcccctcttttccagactaaacaaacccaattttttcaatctttcctcataggttatgttttacagacccctaatcatccatgtgttagttttgctcaaactagcacctaaaaataacagtggggtggcagaggggggtgggggcacatTCGACAGTTCAGACTAGCTGTCTGAGTACAAACCTGTCTGAGCATCTGTGCATATCCTCAGGCAGCTAAccaagctgctgcctgtgatgctgtggcaacaccgctatttttagtgtgctagtttGAACAGGAttagcatgtgtctgtctatgCACAACAGGTGTGTACACACACCCTTAGTATCACCAGTTCCAATCGCCAATAAATAAGATGCAGATTTTGTCCAACGCACTGATTGTATTTCTTATCCTGCCATAAATCTCAACTTCCCAGTTACTCCATTTTGAAGAACGGGTGTCTGAATCTCTTCTAACCCCCAAAGCAGTGAGCATCGAATCTCACCAAGGGATACAGCCAATTCCAGAACCTGGTAACCAAAtgaatactacacctctaccatGATACAacactgtcctcggaagccaaaaaatcttaccgtgttataggtgaaaccgcattatattgaacttgctttgatccactggagtgtgcagccacACCCCCCCATcccgccggagcactgctttactgcattatatccgaatttgtgttatatcgggtcgtgttatatcgaggtagcggtgtatttggaAATTTGATTTAAATTGGAACAATGAGGAGCCAGCGTGCGTCTCACCAGGTGTCGAATCCCACCCCCAGTAGATTCATAAATAGTAAGACCAGAAGGGGTTgttctgatcatctagtttgacctcccacATAACCCAGGCCAAAGAACCCACCCAGTGATTCCAGCATCACACCCAGAACTTCCTTCTGAGCCAGAGTGTATCTCCTAGAAATACATCCAGTCTCAACTTCCAACCCTGCAATGCCACTTACCCTCATTTTCCTCTGCCCAGTGCTTGGGGTTGGGGAGTTTGTTCTCTTTCCCCAAGGTACCTCAGTGCCTCAGAACTCTGTGCTCTGTCTCCAttcagggtcagggcagggcctggcaggACACACTCCCGCTCCATCAGCTTCCCCGCCAGGGCTAAGATCCATAGGGGGATGCTCTGAGACTTGCCTGGATCTGGCAGATCTTTCTCCCTTTGGCACAGTGAGTGTCCTTACCCCACTGGACAGATGCAGCCATGGGGCTTCTGGGGCATTAGCAGGATTTGTGGGTTTCTACAGCTCCTAAACTAGAAATTCTGTATTAAGTTTGGGAATCAGATTTTCCATGAAGTTGGGCAAGTCCAGTGTGCTGGTGTTTGGATTCCTGGTGCATGCTttgaatgggggaaggaagggatgaTGGGATCATATCTAAGGACACAAGAACAtcttttcactgggagggtggtgaatcactggaatgggttacctagggaggtggtggaatctccatccttagagggttttaaggcccctggctgggatgatttagttggtgttcgtcctgctttgaacagggggtgggactagatgacctcctgaggtctcttccaaccctaatattctatgattctatgatcatgagAATCTTCATGGACCCAAATAGATTTTTATCTGGTTTTCTTTCCAAGATCTTGAAATATGGAAAATAGGCCAGAGAATCGAGATGGCCCTGTGTTCCCAGAGAAGGGGCCTGAGAGTCACGAAGACCCATCGTCCTCCATGAAAGGAATTGCTGCAGGTAGTGTCCTGTTTAGCCTCTTATCTGTCACTGTTTCTCCTGCTCTCCATGTTACACAGTCATCATGCCCTTGCTGAGCTAGTGAAGAAAGTCTTCTCTGAAGACAGAACCTTCCTAAACCCATCATAGTCTGGCACCACAGACACACTGAAGTGATAAAAGTTTTAAAAGTGTATCCAATAAACTCACAGAAGTTGAGACAGTCCTGTTAAATTCCATCTTGTTCATCCCCCATCCCTTTTCCCACTGTCAGACTTTTTGCTATGACCTCAAGCACTTAGTGCTGGCTAATAACCTGTAATGAGTTACAGATTCAgtgaattttgtttctttttctgtttgccCATTCTCCATAAACACAGTGTTTTTGCTAAAATTATTTACTTATTCAAATGATTACCTACACGTATTCTAAGGTAGTTTGCTGTGACTGTTTAATATCTGCTTTGCTGACATACATAGATCATGTGGTACATGTGTTCCCTTATTGGATGGGTGTACCTCTCAGCATCAGGTTTCTGGTTTGAATACACACAAATCAAATCTGTTGTTCACTGTCTTTGGAGAGTCTGATCTAGGAATGTAGGGACTTGGGAGCAGTCACACCACGTGTCCCTGGAACCAGAGTCCATCCCAAATGGTTTTACAGCACACAGTGTTTAGCTCTGGTTTCCATAACCCCTCCAAGCTGGCCCTCTGAAGGAGCCATCAGCCTGCAGAACTGGTGAGCTCATATAGTTGCCTCCCTGCCCTCCATGAAGTTTGAGTGAGCACCTCCTTGAGCCTGTCTGGCCCCACATGAAGAGTAAGATCCATGTGGAGtcagagggcttgtctaccctaCCGCGCggggtcaatctaagatacgcaacttcagctacgtgaatagcgtagctgaagtcaacatacttagatctacttactgcggtgtcttcactgtgataAGTTGACGACtgacgctctcctgttgactctaCTTGTGCTCCTCGTTCTGGTGCAGTACCGGAGTTGAGaggagagcgctcagcggtcgatttatcgtgtctatgctagacgcgataaatcgacccctgctggatcaatcgctgcccgtcaatccggcgggtagtgtacaCAAGCCCTCAATGTTGTGAGTGATGATTCAGCAGCCAACTCATCTGCATCAGCACCACTATGTGCAGGTAGCATCATCCCCTCCAGCTGTAAACTATTTTGGGATCCTCCCACCAATCAAGGGGCTGTGGCTCGGTTTTTTCTGGATTCCAAAGCACAGCTCTGGGTGGTTGTGAGGAAATCTTAAATTCAGTAGGATTATggcaacatttaaaatgaaacatttgctTTAGTGTTTAgtggttcagagcctgagctgGCATAGTTTACCTGGACCACTGTGGGGAAAAATGCAACAGTTATAAGGACCACTTAGGTCTATCTAAGCAAacctactttattcttaaggcaaGAAGCATTAcagatattaaaaacaataaaagaacctacacacatgctaataagcttaccatgAACCCCCCAATCCTAACATGGgttctggcaggagcagtccttcaagCCCCCATCCTAGGGGATTCCATGTGGCTAAAACTTCATTACAGCTTCAGCTCAAAACAAGCACACTCTGTGGCATGCTCAGTTCACCCTTTATACAGTTGATCTCgagtttccagaggcaggtaatTAGTACACAATGGGTCTCTCTCCCCAGGGCCTATCTTCAAAATGCTGGTTTGAAATGGTTCATTTGCATTCCCCAGGTACTTCCTAGGAACTCCATTTCAGGTGTATTGTCACAAAAAAGTCCTTTGGAATTCCTAACCCTTTCCAGAGTTTGCTTTAGTCAATCTCCTAGAGAAGGTACATACATATAACAACACATACATTGCATTTTAATTCAATGGCTCCTAACCATGATAAATTTAGCTCAGTAAAGTTTAACCTTATTTAATAAAATTCATTCAAGAttttgtcagtctgtcacagtaGATTTGTCAGCCACCTAGCAGGATTCATTCTTGCTTTGAACAGCCTAGACAATGGTCCTTATGATCCCAGCAAGATCTCACTGAGCGTTTTGTTCTGATCTATCATGCAGTGTCAGCACCAGCTGGTAATGCAGCATCGCTGAGCCGCACAGCTGAGGAACCTGTCGGAGATGGCACTGGTGCTGATTCGCTGGCATCATCAACCAGAGGGTAAATTTTCTGAAAATAGTGATCTTACAATGAAAGTGTCTCCTCAGCTGGCACTCCAGAGTCATTGCCATGATGTCCTAACTGTTGTTATACATACAAGAGGAAAATACTGGTTCAGCATGGGCTGAAAATGATGGTTCCAATTTCCCTTACACTAGCTTTACATGGGTTGACTCCCACTGGCTCCAGTTGAGTCATTTCTGTTTCATGAaggtgtaagtgaaaggagacCTGGCAGAAGGTTTGTTAGCCTTTCTAGAGGTGGACAATACCAAGAGCTGAGGTAATGTTCACCATGAATGGCAAACGGGTGGCTCCTGATGGTTATTGCTGATTTTAGTGAAGAtgataaaaggagaaaaagttACGTACATTCATACATTGATGCTGAACAGAAACTTTGCATGAGCTGCTGGGATCTATAATGGCCATGTTTCACCCCCTTCTAGTAAACTGAGCTTATCATTCCAGGTAGCAGAGGAAATACTTGTAAACAGGTGTTGTCTGTCTGCAACTGTTTAACTTTGCTGATTAGTCTCTACTGAAGAAGGCTTGTTCTTCTtccagtgcttgctcatgttgatttcCTTCTAGGTGTGCCCATGTGTGCGgtcatcagagatttttgccttagcggtatctgtaGCATCGGCAGTGGTGATTCCTTGAGTGCCACACTAAAGCGTCAGTATATCAGGCGCTGCTGGCCCTACGCCCTCCCAGTTCTTTCTTACTGCCCATGGTGATTAGTTGGAGCGCCTTTCCCTTGCCTAGCAAGGTCTAGCGGTTTCGTCTCTTCTGACTTCAAGCCTTAGGGcattgtaaatagtttgtttataagTAGTTAATGTTTAGTAGGTGTTAGAAGTTAGAGTCCCATTGGGGACTTTGCCCCATGGCAGTCTTCTGCACCCAAACCTGGCAGTGCTACACTTAACCTGAGTTCAGCAGGTCTTGCTGGGTAGTAGAAAAGACTTTaccagagtgacttacctggccaagtggaaaaggCTCACAGGCAGGGCCTCGGACGGCAtatctgggcagggcagggcttgcTGCAGGAGATTGTGGATTATCTTCTGCAAAGCTCCAAGCTTTGTCCCTGTAATTGATCAAGGTCCACCTGGCCACTAGTTTGGCTTTCCACCATCCACTTCAAGGCAGGTTAGTCTTTGTTCACAACATGATGGCATGGTTTTTGAAAGGTCTGTAGTATCTCTACTCACAAATCTGGGACCCTGCCATTCCCTAGGACCTGAATCTTATGCTGTTGAGGCTGTGGGGCCTCCCCTTTGAGCCTCTGGCTTCTTGCTCTCTCCTACTTCTCTCCTGGAAGTTTTCGTTCCTTGTTGTGATAGCATCAGCCCACAGGATGTCCAAGATCAGGGCACTTACTTCAGAACTGCCCTATATGGTATTCTAGTAGGATAAGGaccagctgtggccacacccagCATTTCTGCCCAAGGTAAttttccagtttcatactggccaGGACATATACTTACCTGTCTTCTTTGCAAAGTCTCATGCGTCAGATGAGGAATGCAGTTTGCACGTCCTGGACATCAGGAGCGTGCTGGCCTTTTACATAGATAGGACAAAGCCATTCTGTAAGTTGACACAGTTGCTCGTTGCGgtggcagacagaatgaaaggtcgCCCAGTGTCTGCTCAAAGGATTTCATCCTGGATCACTGCCTGCATCCACTACTGCTCTAGAGCTGGCAAAAGTGCCTCCGCTGGCAATCGTGATGGCACACTCGACTAGGGCGTACCAATCCAAGATATCTGTAGGGCCGCTACCTGGTTGTCTGTCCACACGTTCACATCTCATTATGCATTACCCAGCAGGCTTGAGATGGCACTTgttttggcagagcagtgctgcaagctgcatGAACGCTGACTGTGAACGCTGAGCCCACCTCCAAAGACACTGCTGGTGAGTCACCCAGAATGGAATCAAcacgagcaagcactcgaagaagaaaaaacggttccCTACCTTCCATAAtggttgttcttcaagatgtgttgctcacatccattccattacctgccctTCTGTCAGAGttaccggcaagaaggaactgagaggtcaGTGGTGCCTGATATACCGATGCATGAGCACGGCACTCAAGGGGTGCCACTGCTGATCCTATTGATAATGTAAGGCAAAATCTCTGACGACCACACACGTGGGAACATGCACACCTAGGatggaatgaacatgagcaacatgtcttgaagaacaacagttacaaaaaaggtaggtaaccattttttctgcaAAATATTATGTTAAATCCAATCTAACGATAGTTGTTTCAAATGTCTATTTCTTGATCCTGAGGTACAGTTAatgtataaaaaaaattactattcCAGACCATGTGACTCCGTAACAGCAAATGCTGCTGAAAAGTACTTGGAGATGATACAAAGGGAACGGAATAAACTGGTCAACTTACTTCAAAATGATGCTGACAATGTTTTGGATGAGTTACTCTGCCAGTCAGTCATCACAATGCAGGAGTACGATGGAGTCAACAAAGAAGATGATAcaagaaacaaaatgagaaaacTGCTGATTCTGATTCCAAGGAAGGGGGGATTGACCTGTATGCAATTTCTGGAGAGTTTGCAAAGGATATATCCTGATTTACAGCAACATTTGCAATACTCAGGAGATAGTAAGTGGTATCATTCattctgttatttttttaaacatttctttacAGTAATAATGCAATTGTCACAAAATGAATGGGGACCCGTTTCCAACTAGATTCTTATTTAGTAGCAAATGATGCCATTGTGTCTAGGACATAGGGGTTCCCTGGTTCTGGAAGTGGTGCAGTCCCACTGCAGGAGGGAGCCTGGCACAGGCATATGCATCTCCAGTGCAACAAACAGTGCAGCTCTGTAGGGTCCCTTGCTGGTCATTGTGCAGGGGTTATGTGGGGTCCAGGGCAGGATGGGTAACATAGCTATTTTGCAGGGGGAGGAGTCTGGTGAAGGCTGGGGTGCAGACGGGGCTTGCGAGCTCTCTGGGAGTTTAGCTGATTGTCAGTTCTGTTGGATGCTGTGAGGTGAGCTGCTAGATATTCATTCCGATGGATTAATTTTATGTCAAGAGTTTCAGATTGGCATGTTTGTAACTTTTATTCCTTGACATAAATTAATCAGTGCTTTCAGGCAGCTATTGGGGCAGCTTTCAGGCAGCTATTGGTACAGTTTGACCAAAAAAGATTCTGTGAATGAAACAAAAGCTAGATGGATGTTCTTAGAGGCCGTGGCTCTTAGAACATTCAAGTTGTCAGGTGAGGGGACTGCACGTTTCAGTGGGACTGCATACATAGTAAAGGTTTGCAGGTTGTGGCCAAGACCCCACCTAAGGTGACAAAGGGGGGAATGTGAGATTccactaccactctgaaatcctAGTTAAGTCCTTAGCACCTTCGCTGAATTTGGTGTGAAGTGCATCCCAAGATGCCTGGAGTGCACCCAGCCTAAAGTCACCACCAGCAGACGCAAATGTTTCCAGTTTCCATGGTTTGCACTTGGTCTGGTGTGTGAAAGGGGACACAAAAGGAGTCTTCAGTGCAGCAAATGCCATATTAACATCCCACAGCACCTGGGCCTATTGAAATGGAGAAACAGGGGTTGTAACTGCCTGCTGTTAATGAACCCGAGGAGTCAGGGTTGATCAGTCTAGTCTGCTTCTTACTAGTTAAGGGAAAGGTAAAATAGCAGCTGAATGAACCCTAAGGGGTGATGTCTGTAATGTAGACTGAGACAGGACTAGAGTGTAAGAGACATTGAATGGAAAAAGGGGCCAGTGTTTAGGTGGTCTCCATGTCATACAGATTCCTTCCAAGTAGTTAGGATGACCATAGAGTAGAATGTATGAATCAAGTTGGTTTCATTGCAGGAGCTTCATTCCTGGGCACAAAAGCCACATTTCCCCTTTATCTTGGAATAAAACACGGCCAGATCATGTCTCTGTGCAAGTCCTGCTTTTATCCTGCAATGTGCAACACCATCTCCCACTTTCCCTGCTGTCTGTCACACAGTTTACTGAAGCCCATTCACATTtcctttatctctgcatttcatgtGAATTCTGTCAATGTGATTGTGGTGGGTGATGCAAACATCCTGGGGGATGAGGGACACCCTCCTAATTCTGACAAAAGGCCAAGAAGAAATCGATATAAAGAGAGTCTTAAAGATCTTGTTTCTTTTCAGTGTCTGTAACCGTGGAGAATAGATCCAGGAATCTAGGTGGCCCTGAGTCTTCAGAGACATTGAATCCTCAAGGTATTGTCTTTAACTCTACAGGATAGTGCACTTTGCAGACCTAGTGGACAAAGACCTTTCTAAACAGAAAGGTGGTTTATCTGGGGGCGACCCCTCTATGAGCTTCTCAGTCCCTTCCCCGTTTTAAAGAGTTAACAAGAGTCCCATCTTCTCCACCCAGCCCCTCTGTCCAGAGTTTCAGTATTCCCTCTAGTCTATCCTCCAGTGCTCCTCCAGTGGCGTGTAAATGTTCCAAGGCCTGGGACATTCACCCCTTCCCTTGGTAGACTGCTCCACAGTCTGCTACTGTATGGTATTAGTCCTTATATTCCTCAGAAGTGTCCCATTATGAGATCTATTAGTCCTAGTCACATCCCTTCTCTCAGGAAGCCATGTGCCCTGTTGCCTACAACATGGCACTGAGAGCCAAGAACGCCTGACTCCTAATACAGTTAGTTTCTCTAACCCCAGGATTTATTTGTGCTGCTCTTCTGCGTATTCCCTCAgtttctagaatcatagaatatcagggttggaagggacctcaggaggtcatctagtccaaccccctgctcaaagcaggactaatccctaactaaatcatcccagccatatGCCCTACATATTGCTGGTATTAAGGTGTCCAGAACTATAAGAAAAATATTAATGGGAGTTTAACCAGTGTCATGCAGAGGAGGCCATCAAATCTGGTCAATGTTAATTAATAGGCATGAGCCATTCTCTCCCTACACTGCCAATAACTGGCAGTGACTAGAGAATCTACACTGGGAATGAGTGAATCTTGTGTAGTCTAAAGTTTTCGGTAGCCCTCATGAAATTGTTTTGGCTTCACAAGACCAGACTGAAATGGCAAATATTTTTCCTCCGCAGTTTAATGTATGGATTCCCTTTCATGCTCCCACAAGAGACGCACCTCTCAGAACAGTGTTTCTGAGTAATAGGAATTCTGTGCTGTGAGTTAGAGAGAGAAGAGCAAAGCTGTCAAAAGTGGGAGTCCTGTGTATAATATTGTGCTCTAGTATTTCAACTGAGTTTATTCAACTCCTCTTCTTACCCCATCACAGCCCAATCCCTGGGCTCCATGTTCATAATCTTTGTGCTTTCCTGTTCCCACCCTCTGCTGCATTTTTCATATGCCTTTTTAACTGGATACCCTTCTTTCTTCTACCTTTTGCACCATCTTGCTTAAGCAGAACTCAAACTCACTAATGTCAGTCAGACTTCCAGCCCCACAAGGTTAAAGTGGGCTTGAAACTGGCAAAACGAGTTTTTCTGTCTTTGAGTAGAAACCTCTAGTATTAGGGTATCATGTCCTCTAGGACCCTTTTCTTCTGCTGATGTATCTGCAGTTGTTTATGCTGAGGAAATCTAGTGATACTACAGCTGTTCTAGCTGTACCACTGGGACCCTGTGCTTCTTGACATACTGTCAATCATCATTTCCCTCCCTTATAGTGGGATGGACCAGACAAAGGTTACTTACACATAATGGGCTACATTCTGCTCTCACTGAGAGCCCTCCAAGTCAATACAGTGGTGTAATATGGGGGAGATAGCTCCAACATTTGAACATGAGGGCCATCAAGCTTCACTCCTGCTTTTCGACCAGCCAGATCTGTCTTGCAATCTTCCCTCTGGGTACGATAGTAGCTGGTATACAATACCCCAATGAACTGGAAAATGTAGACTTGCCAATTCCATAATCTCATTTATGCTTTGCACTGAGCAATTCAGACAATGGTTCCTATGAACCCCTCCATGTCTCACTGagcattttgttctgttttatcaTGCAgtgccagcaccagctgctaaCATGGCATTGCTGAGTTATAGGACTGAGGACCCTGTGGGAGATGACATCAGTGGAACGGCTATGGCGGCACCAACCAGAAGGTAACTTTTGTGAAAAGAAGGTCTTAGGGGGAAAGTGTCTCCTCAGGGTCATTGCTGTGATGTTCTGACTCTTGTTCTACACATCAGAAACAAATCCTGGCTCACAAAGGGCTGAGAAAAATGGCTctgattctgcacttgctcacaCCAGCTTTAAAGTGGGGTAACTCCATTGGGTCCAACAGAGTCATTTCTGGTTCATGCTGGTGTAATGGAGGGGAGGACTTGCACAACAGGAAGTTGCACCAGGCCAGGGGTGGTCCC of the Chrysemys picta bellii isolate R12L10 unplaced genomic scaffold, ASM1138683v2 scaf850, whole genome shotgun sequence genome contains:
- the LOC135979437 gene encoding uncharacterized protein LOC135979437 — encoded protein: MENRPENRDGPVFPEKGPESHEDPSSSMKGIAAVSAPAGNAASLSRTAEEPVGDGTGADSLASSTRGPCDSVTANAAEKYLEMIQRERNKLVNLLQNDADNVLDELLCQSVITMQEYDGVNKEDDTRNKMRKLLILIPRKGGLTCMQFLESLQRIYPDLQQHLQYSGDMSVTVENRSRNLGGPESSETLNPQVPAPAANMALLSYRTEDPVGDDISGTAMAAPTRRPWDSVTVTTDEKALEMIHKNQDKLIKLLQNDADKVLDALLCQSVITQQDYDQLSKGKDAKNKIRILLIMIQRKGGLTCKQFLECLQSVFPDFQQHIQYSVQ